The DNA segment CCCCTCACCCCTCTCTGCTGTCCACTTCTCCAAaagccctctctcccctcctctctctctcttcttttgtctttttagggctggccctgcagcatatgcaagttcccaggctaggggtcgaagaggagctacagctgctggcctaggccagtagccacagcaatgctagatctgagccacatctgcaacctacaccacagctcatggcaacgctggatccttaacccaccgagtgaggccagggagagaacctgcatcttcatggatgctagtcacatttgtttccactgagccatgatgggaactccaagattcctatgcttttttttttgtttccttttcatggccactcgcggcgtatggaagtcccaaggctaggggcagaatctgagctgcagctcctggtctacacacagccacagcagtgggggatccgagccgcgtctgtgacctacactggggatcaaacctgcattctcagggatactaatagggtttgttaccactgagccacgacgggaactccatgagaagCCTCTTCTGACGCCCACCTTCCAAGGGCTAACGTTGCCCTTCTCTGGGCACTTCTGCCCCCTGAGCAGCTCCTAGAGGGCTCTCACCCCAAGGCACTTGGAGGGCTTGCGTCTCACCCTCTGTGACTGAGCCTGGCTGAGTGTTGGTTGAATGGCCTGCTTGTGCCTGGAGCTCAGAGAAGGGAGACAGggcctggtggggggtgggggcagggagggttcAGTGACAGCCacagtgggggggtggggatgaggagaGAGGCCATCCTCCCACGCCCATTCCAGCCCTGGCACTAAAGGACCAGCCGCCTCCTGCGAGGCCCCAGGGCGGCCATCTGGTCTGCGGCTGGGCCCACCTTCCTGGATCCTGATGCCTGCAGCCCTGCCACCGTCCGGCTTGGCCCAGGTGAGCTGAGGACAGGCCGGGCTCTGAATGCCAGGCTTCCTGAGGCTCTCATTGACCGGGTGCTTCCGTGGGTCAGCCCTGGGCTCAGCACATGTGCGCCTTGGCCCATCTCATCCCCGAGACACCTCAAGCCAGGTGCTGTTATTAGCCGCCCCATTTCCCAGAGGAGGctgctgaggttcagagaagggaCATGCCCATAGTCACGCAGGGAGAATGTCCTGGAACTGGCTGCTAAGAACCACGGCTCAGCGATCTGCATGCTTGCCATGTGTTACCTTGGGTAATGTTAGGATCCCTATGAGGTGGGTCTGTTATTCTTTCTATGGAACAGATGTGGAGaccaaagcacagagagggtGAGCAACTTTCCCAAGGTGGCTCGGTAGTAAGGGGCAGAACGTGGGCATTTGGTCACAGAGCTTTTATGCACTTTGCCTGATGATGAGGgtgatggggggcgggggcgatGGTGGCGTTACCTCTTAGGACATGGCACACCTCAGTGTGCAAAGATTCCGTACGCGCGCCACCTCTCCTGACCTTCAGCCTGGGAAAGACACAGAGGTCACGACTCTCATTCTGCAGGGGAAGAACTTAAGACCAGAGGAGGGTCATTCTGTCTCAAGGTCACACGTAAGTTAGTTGCTGGGCGGCAGCTTGGGTGCCAGTTTGGACACCCAGGCCTGGCCCCCGGACTGGCAAGACACAGTGGTGTGAGTTTGGAGTTCAGGGGCGCACAGGCCAGGTGGGCGGAGAGGTCTGGGCCGGGAGGCAGGAGCTCTGGAGAGAAGCCCCGGTCTTGCCTCCGGCTTTTTTCTGagggactcagtttcctcatctgtaaaacccACGGCCTGAATCTGTTGGACCTCGGGGGCCCTTCCAGCCTGGATTCGTAGCCTTCGCTCTGAGAGGTGCCTGGGAACCAGTGTCCCCTTCTGGCCCCGTTGCTTCCCCCCAGCGCAGCCGGAGTGGCTCATTTCCCTTGTAGGACTTTTTTTCCCACCTGCTCACAGCCTCCTCCCACCTGGCAGGGCTGCAGGCCTCAGGAAGCTGGGAGGATGCCCAGTCAAGCGCTGAGTATCACACTGGTTCAGGAACTGGGGCCTCCTGTTTGCCCTGCCTCGCCCCGCTGCCCAGGGGGTGCTTACTCCATTCTGCTCAATGGCAGTGCAGTgggtcatctgtctgtctgtcagtcTCCCTCTCTAGCAGGACGGGGAGATCCTTGAGGGCAGAAGTCAGAGCGAAAGTTCAGACCTTGAAGAGCAGTGGGCATCTCAGTTCTGGAAGCATGAACAGAGAGGTGGCGTGTGGCAGGGACACCGAGCAGGAGAGAGAATGAAACTGGGATGTGGGGAGAGGGTCTCAGGCCCCTCCAGCGCCTGGCTCTGAGACCCCCGAGAGCCGTCCTAGAGACCCCagtggaggcctgggaggctctgCCCTCTGTGGGCAGTGGAAACGCAACAACCAGCATGGGGGAGGTCCCGCTGTAGCTCAGTAGGGTAAGAACCCTACACAGTCTCCCCGAGGATGGGGCTGCTGACgaggctgagggaggagaggCTCCAGCCGAGTGGGAGCCCCTAGCCCAGCTCAGCCATCCCCTGCGCGACCGAGGGCCAGTCCCTCATTCACGCAACTCCAGCCTACTCTGCGCCCCGCCCTGAGGGAGGCACTGGGTCTCAGGGGTGAGCAAGCCAGGACTCTGCGGAACTTTCCACCTTGTGGATGACAAAAAGCTCATAACTGGACAAACTGGTCACAGAGCATGACAAGGAGAACAGCAAGGAGACAGGGCAGAGATCTGGGCACAGTTCCCTCCTGGGCACAGCAAGAGGCTTTATTGGAGCGATCAACCCAAACTACGTTCCCTGGAGTTCCAGCAACCCCCAGAGTCACCCCAGGGGCTCCTGCAGGAGTTACTACAGAAGGGCGCTGGGCAGGGGGCATCTAAAGGTTGTGACTGGACtgtcccttgtggcacagtgggttacggatcccgtgttgccacagctgtagcacaggtcataaccgtggtgcaggttcgatccctggctcagaaacttccacatgctgtgggcatggtcaataaaaataaagattgtaaCTAATTGGGCTGGAAGCTTCTGGGCAGCTCCTAGAGGAGGTGCCGAGCCAGTCTGGGGTAAAATTTACCCAGGACCCTTCTTGTTCCTGGATGGTCCTCCCAGGATCCTGGGCTCTGGGGACATGGAGCCTCCCTTCTTCTGTTGGGCCCTCAGGCCTCACCACCATCCCAGAGCAGCCCCGGTACCAGGAAGCTTCAGCTGCTCCCTCACCTTTGACCTTGCACCTGCTTGAGCCAGGAGAGCCCCAGGGACCCCACAAGGAATTCCTGTGTCTCTCAAAGAGCTCAGGCTCTTTGGGGTCAGACCCTCCCCTCTGGGCGGTTCTGGGTGGGCCCCTCACCCTCTCTGACCCTCCAGGTGAGCCTTGCCTCACCCGGGTGAGCACAAAGGCAAGGAGGGGACAGCCAGGCCCTCCGAAGCTGGCTTTGAGGTCAGCACAGAAAATATAAGCTCAAGAGAAGTGGCAGGAGAGGTCCAGCCTCCTGGGGACCAGGGGGGACCACCCCCGGTGCTTCTTCCCATTCTCTGTGAAGTGCCgggccccacctgcccccacaggggtgggcagagggctgggggtgggttaGTCAGTAGGAAAGTCATTAACTTCGGCTCAGCAAACTTTATGACTGAGTTCAACACAGTGTTGGGTAGGGGTGTGGGTGGGGCCAGAGACTCCGAAGACAGTgaccaccccgcccccgcccccgctcccgcccccgcccccagcctcagtttctgctTCCTTCACCGGGGAACTCTGAAGATCCAAGCGACAATACAGTCTGGGGCTTTCAGCCACAGAGTGCGGCGTTGAGAACTGCCTGGAGGTGGTCCTTGCCCCTGGGATGGGCTCACGGTCCAGGAGAgaggcccccccgccccgcccaccaGTACAACTGGTGAGAGGGGAGCGGGGCCGGCCCAGGGACCAGGTAAGGTGCCAGAGCCTCTCAGCCATGGGTCTGGCTTCACTGAACTCTGTTCTGGTGGCAGAGGCCTTGACTAAGGAAGGCCGGCGTCGTCCACGTGGAAGAGGGCGCCCCATCCACCGTCCAGAGGGCGCCAAGAGGTAGGTCAGCAGGCACGGCCCTCTCGTCCGGGCGCAGCAAACCAGGGCCCCCACCGCTTCTAGCATCCTTAGCCAGTGGTGCCCAGCAGGGGCGGTGGGGAGGCCGCCCGGCTCAGGGTCACGCTGGGGAAGCTGGTGACAAAGCTCGCCCACCTCCTCTTTATCTTCTGGAAGACAAGGAGGGGAGAGATCACGGCTAGGTCCCTCAACTGAGTGATGGGCTGCCGGTGTTGTTCCTCCTACAGCCAGGAGGTGGTGGTAGACCCCAGAGAGGAAGCCCCGCTCGCCAGCCACCCTCTGTCCTgaaggaaggagccaggagcTGGCAGCTCCTACCGGGGGGATCCCGATCCCCCCTTTTCTGGCGGGAGAGGGGAGCACCAGATGTAACCCTGGGGGAATTGTACTGGCTGATCTCCCGCCTCTAGCAAAATCCACCCACGCAGCCCACTGACAGATGGGTCATCTCAGGAGCAGCTCTCACCACATCACTCGCCTGTTCTGAAACCTTCCGTGGCTCCCCAGTGCCTATGGGATAAACCCCTAATGCCTTCAGGGCCCTATGAAATTCCGTTcttgggtctctctctctccccagccccttccccagacAGTTCTATTATCTTCGTGGTCTATGGCCCCATATGTTCCACCTCTGAGCTTTTGCTGCCTGGCTGGGCCCCTCTTCTTGGGGCCTCCCCTcctcatccccccgcccccccccagccctcctccaccCACAGACCCTCAGTCAAACCTGCTGATACTGCTTCAGCCACCgctggctgccttcttgctgagCTTCGATCAGCTGCTCCGTGTCCCCCAGACCCCCTGGCAGCCACTCCTGACTGGGGGTGTCCAGCCTTTCTGGGCCTCCATCTGGGGACCTGGACCTCTCACGGCCCTGCCTGAGGCTCAGCGCCCGCCGCGGTCGGCCTCCCGGGAGCCTCCCCCAGGGCTCCTGGAGCTTGCCGTAGGAGGGCCGTGGTCCTCGCAAGGACTGGCTGCGTAGCCCTGTCCCCATGGTTCTGCAGGCGGCAGCCCCGTGAGACAGCTCCAGCCCCTTTGGCAAGCTGCGGGCCTTCTGAGATGGCCTGGTGCCTCCACCCAACTGACAGGAGTTCGCTTGGGGACAAAGGTCGGTGCTGCTGAGGTGGCCACCATAAACCAAAGGGCAGGCCACCGGGGTCAAGCATTCCTGAGTCACCACACCACCGCCTCTCCATCTCCCAGGGAAGGGGGTGCAGGCTTccgccttctcctcctcctccaggcaggct comes from the Phacochoerus africanus isolate WHEZ1 chromosome 4, ROS_Pafr_v1, whole genome shotgun sequence genome and includes:
- the C4H11orf86 gene encoding uncharacterized protein C11orf86 homolog, whose amino-acid sequence is MGTGLRSQSLRGPRPSYGKLQEPWGRLPGGRPRRALSLRQGRERSRSPDGGPERLDTPSQEWLPGGLGDTEQLIEAQQEGSQRWLKQYQQKIKRRWASFVTSFPSVTLSRAASPPPLLGTTG